The following are from one region of the Actinomyces sp. oral taxon 897 genome:
- a CDS encoding ROK family protein: MSSNTTLSVDCGGGGIKASVLNSEGAMVSRAVRTPTPYPLPPDLLVETIAGLAEQLPTASRVTVGMPGMIRHGVVVATPHYVTKDGPRSRVLPHLVEAWLRFDMGTAVSQRLGLPTLVLNDAEVAGAGVVTGHGLEMIVTLGTGLGNAVFDNGALAPHVEVSQGPVRWGLTYDDYIGEHERLRLGDAHWSRRVRRVVDALRPMYLWDRLYLGGGNSRRITSTQLARIGDDVVVVPNEAGMTGGARCWDMVRP, from the coding sequence GTGAGCAGCAACACGACCCTGTCCGTCGACTGCGGGGGCGGCGGGATCAAGGCCTCCGTCCTGAACAGTGAGGGCGCCATGGTCTCCCGCGCCGTCCGCACCCCTACCCCTTACCCCCTGCCCCCGGACCTCCTGGTGGAGACGATCGCGGGCCTGGCCGAGCAGCTGCCCACCGCCTCGCGGGTCACGGTAGGCATGCCGGGCATGATCCGCCACGGGGTCGTGGTGGCCACCCCCCACTACGTCACCAAGGACGGCCCCCGCTCCCGAGTCCTGCCCCACCTGGTGGAGGCCTGGCTGCGGTTCGACATGGGCACCGCCGTCAGCCAACGTCTGGGGCTGCCCACCCTGGTGCTCAATGACGCCGAGGTCGCGGGCGCCGGGGTGGTCACCGGCCACGGCCTGGAGATGATTGTGACCCTTGGCACAGGTCTGGGCAACGCGGTGTTCGACAACGGCGCCCTGGCCCCGCACGTGGAGGTCTCCCAGGGCCCGGTGCGCTGGGGCCTGACCTACGACGACTACATCGGCGAGCACGAGCGCCTGCGCCTGGGGGACGCCCACTGGTCGCGCCGGGTGCGCCGCGTGGTGGACGCCCTGCGCCCCATGTACCTGTGGGACCGCCTCTACCTGGGTGGCGGCAACTCCCGGCGGATCACGTCCACCCAGCTGGCCAGGATCGGCGACGACGTCGTGGTGGTGCCCAACGAGGCCGGCATGACCGGCGGCGCCCGCTGCTGGGACATGGTGCGCCCCTAA
- a CDS encoding NAD(P)/FAD-dependent oxidoreductase: protein MSAHRVVIIGSGFGGLFATQALRREDVAITVIDRTSHHLFQPLLYQVATGILSEGQIAPSTREILTRQKNARTVVGLVEDIDTTARVVRWRHHNDQHSTPYDTLVVAAGAGQSYFGNDHFAVFAPGMKTIDDALELRSRIFGAFEMAEIEKDPKRRAALLTFVVVGAGPTGVEMAGQIRELARDTLRGEFRRINPGDARVILLDGAPHPLPPFGQGLGAKTRAALERLGVEVVMRSVVTGLDAETVTVRNLDTQEVSTIHSVCKVWAAGVQGSPLGRILAERTGAEVDRAGRVVVDKDLTVPGHPEIFVIGDLMSVPGVPGVAQGAIQSGRYVAQAIRRRLRGKEPQGPFTYRDKGSMATISRYRAVVKIRRLEVSGFVAWQMWCFLHLLYIVGFKNQFSTLMDWFFSFISGRRTERTVTNQQMVARLALETLGAGSSGRLVAGQDVLTEERHDHD, encoded by the coding sequence ATGAGCGCACACCGCGTCGTCATTATCGGCTCCGGGTTCGGCGGACTCTTCGCCACGCAGGCCCTGCGGCGCGAGGACGTCGCGATTACCGTCATCGACCGCACCAGCCACCACCTCTTCCAGCCCCTGCTGTACCAGGTCGCCACCGGCATCCTCTCCGAGGGGCAGATCGCCCCGAGCACCCGCGAGATCCTGACCCGCCAGAAGAACGCCAGGACCGTGGTGGGCCTGGTGGAGGACATTGACACCACGGCCCGCGTGGTCCGCTGGCGCCACCACAACGACCAGCACTCCACGCCCTACGACACCCTGGTCGTGGCCGCGGGGGCGGGCCAGTCCTACTTCGGCAACGACCACTTTGCCGTCTTCGCCCCCGGTATGAAGACCATTGACGACGCCCTGGAGCTGCGTAGCCGCATCTTCGGCGCCTTCGAGATGGCCGAGATCGAGAAGGACCCGAAGCGCCGGGCGGCCCTGCTCACCTTCGTCGTGGTGGGTGCCGGCCCCACCGGGGTGGAGATGGCCGGCCAGATCCGCGAGCTGGCCAGGGACACCCTGCGCGGTGAGTTCCGCCGCATTAACCCCGGCGACGCCCGGGTCATCCTGCTCGACGGCGCGCCCCACCCCCTACCGCCCTTCGGCCAGGGGCTCGGGGCCAAGACCCGCGCGGCCCTGGAGCGCCTGGGCGTGGAGGTGGTCATGCGCTCCGTGGTCACCGGCCTGGACGCCGAGACGGTCACCGTCAGGAACCTGGACACCCAGGAGGTCTCCACCATCCACTCGGTGTGCAAGGTCTGGGCCGCGGGCGTCCAGGGCTCCCCCCTGGGCCGGATCCTCGCCGAGCGCACGGGCGCCGAGGTGGACCGTGCCGGCCGGGTGGTGGTGGACAAGGACCTCACCGTGCCCGGGCACCCTGAGATCTTCGTCATTGGCGACCTCATGAGCGTGCCCGGGGTACCCGGGGTGGCCCAGGGGGCCATCCAGTCGGGGCGCTACGTGGCCCAGGCGATCCGACGCCGTCTGCGGGGCAAGGAGCCCCAGGGGCCCTTCACCTACCGGGACAAGGGCTCCATGGCCACCATCTCGCGCTACCGGGCGGTGGTCAAGATCCGCCGTCTGGAGGTGTCCGGGTTCGTGGCCTGGCAGATGTGGTGCTTCCTCCACCTGCTCTACATCGTGGGCTTTAAGAACCAGTTCTCCACGCTCATGGACTGGTTCTTCAGCTTTATCTCCGGACGACGTACCGAGCGCACGGTCACCAACCAGCAAATGGTGGCCCGCCTGGCCCTGGAGACCCTGGGGGCCGGCTCCTCGGGGAGGCTGGTGGCCGGTCAGGACGTGCTGACCGAGGAGCGCCACGACCACGACTAG
- the rplQ gene encoding 50S ribosomal protein L17, with the protein MPRPPKGPRLGGSAQHERHMLANLATQLIVHESITTTEARARRLRPYVEKLITKGKRGDLHARRTVMKKITDKFAVYRLFEVIAPQLEGRDGGYTRIIKTMPRRGDNAPMAVISLVLEPVAKKEVVDDAVTTAKRAAQRAVAARKAEAAPAEAAEEAPAEAEEGADAEAATKGADAEAAEKTEAAQKDADAEETPKAAAKVAAEG; encoded by the coding sequence ATGCCTCGCCCCCCCAAGGGTCCCCGCCTGGGCGGAAGCGCCCAGCACGAGCGCCACATGCTGGCCAACCTCGCCACCCAGCTCATTGTCCACGAGTCCATTACGACGACGGAGGCGCGCGCCCGGCGCCTGCGCCCCTACGTGGAGAAGCTCATTACCAAGGGCAAGCGTGGCGACCTGCACGCCCGGCGCACGGTGATGAAGAAGATCACGGACAAGTTTGCCGTGTACCGTCTCTTCGAGGTGATCGCCCCCCAGCTTGAGGGGCGCGACGGCGGTTACACCCGCATTATCAAGACCATGCCGCGCAGGGGCGACAACGCCCCCATGGCCGTGATCTCCCTGGTCCTGGAGCCGGTGGCCAAGAAGGAGGTCGTGGACGACGCCGTGACCACCGCCAAGCGGGCCGCGCAGAGGGCCGTCGCCGCGAGGAAGGCCGAGGCGGCTCCTGCTGAGGCCGCTGAGGAGGCTCCTGCCGAGGCTGAGGAGGGCGCGGACGCCGAGGCCGCCACGAAGGGCGCTGACGCCGAGGCCGCTGAGAAGACTGAGGCCGCCCAGAAGGACGCGGACGCCGAGGAGACGCCTAAGGCCGCCGCCAAGGTTGCTGCGGAAGGCTGA